A single Streptomyces mirabilis DNA region contains:
- a CDS encoding PP2C family protein-serine/threonine phosphatase, with protein sequence MLDIPSRVRVHVETLLAAQNDIGVCDAIEQYAPVGKPDAMNAPHVPKVAGIDSTVPAPAHTVAPTTSVTGSATGSASATSSTGPGAVLQDRLAGWVSDLTTLHELTERLVRTATLSDALQELLRAGAALVGARRGLVVMEPGDGLGPDTTIGLGLARADLGHIETVPRSAMSYGRILDGLPGGEAEISQPDLLSEDGLDPRHREVAARLGYAASYALPLSTKAAGRLGAAVWLYDEPAEPVERQRHLVGLYARYATEHLARLLELDRTRACMKTISRELLPPRLPRVSGVQLAARHRTGPRGGGDWYDALTLPDAALGLAVGSVTGAGPSAVAAMGRLRASLRAYAVMEGEDPVAVLSDLELLLRLTEPARSATALFAYCEPALRKVTLAGAGHSPPLVIGARRTEFVETSLSAPLGMLACWEAPSVELTAEPGETVLLYTDGLLHRTGDPMDRAFARLHAAAASVPRTLRADPGALADHVLRSVLPDGLDEADSAEDVVLLAARFE encoded by the coding sequence ATGCTGGACATCCCCTCACGAGTGCGTGTACATGTGGAGACACTGCTAGCGGCGCAGAACGACATAGGGGTTTGCGATGCTATTGAGCAATACGCACCGGTCGGAAAGCCGGACGCCATGAACGCCCCTCACGTTCCGAAAGTGGCCGGAATCGATTCAACAGTTCCCGCGCCCGCACACACTGTCGCGCCGACGACGTCCGTCACGGGTTCCGCGACGGGCTCTGCTTCGGCCACCTCGTCCACCGGCCCCGGAGCCGTTCTCCAAGATCGGCTCGCCGGCTGGGTGTCCGACCTCACCACCCTCCACGAACTCACCGAGCGCCTGGTGCGCACCGCGACACTGAGCGACGCGCTGCAGGAGCTGCTGCGCGCCGGAGCCGCCCTCGTGGGCGCCCGACGCGGTCTCGTCGTCATGGAACCGGGCGACGGACTCGGCCCGGACACCACCATCGGCCTGGGCCTCGCCCGCGCCGACCTCGGCCACATCGAGACCGTCCCGCGCAGCGCCATGTCGTACGGCAGGATCCTGGACGGACTGCCCGGCGGCGAGGCCGAGATCTCCCAGCCCGACCTCCTCTCCGAGGACGGACTCGACCCCCGCCACCGCGAGGTGGCCGCCCGGCTCGGCTACGCCGCGAGCTACGCGCTGCCCCTGTCCACCAAGGCGGCGGGCCGGCTGGGCGCCGCCGTATGGCTCTACGACGAACCCGCCGAACCGGTGGAGCGCCAGCGCCACCTCGTCGGCCTCTACGCCCGCTACGCGACCGAGCACCTGGCGCGGCTGCTGGAACTGGACCGCACACGCGCGTGCATGAAGACGATCTCCCGGGAGCTGCTTCCGCCGCGGCTGCCCCGGGTCTCCGGTGTCCAGCTCGCCGCCCGGCACCGCACGGGCCCGCGCGGCGGCGGCGACTGGTACGACGCGCTGACGCTGCCCGACGCCGCGCTCGGCCTCGCGGTCGGCTCCGTCACCGGGGCCGGGCCCAGCGCGGTCGCCGCCATGGGCCGACTGAGGGCCTCCCTGCGGGCGTACGCCGTGATGGAGGGCGAGGACCCCGTCGCCGTCCTGTCCGACCTCGAGCTGCTGCTGCGCCTGACCGAGCCCGCCCGTTCCGCGACCGCCCTCTTCGCGTACTGCGAGCCCGCCCTGCGCAAGGTCACGCTCGCCGGTGCCGGACACAGCCCGCCGCTGGTGATCGGCGCGCGGCGCACCGAGTTCGTGGAGACCTCCCTGTCCGCGCCCCTGGGCATGCTCGCCTGCTGGGAGGCGCCCAGCGTCGAACTGACGGCCGAGCCCGGCGAGACTGTGCTGCTCTACACCGACGGTCTGCTGCACCGCACCGGCGACCCCATGGACCGCGCCTTCGCCCGGCTGCACGCGGCGGCCGCCAGCGTCCCCAGGACACTGCGTGCGGACCCCGGCGCGCTCGCCGACCATGTTCTGCGGTCCGTGCTGCCGGACGGGCTGGACGAGGCGGACAGCGCGGAGGACGTCGTACTGCTGGCGGCTCGCTTCGAGTGA
- a CDS encoding bifunctional DNA primase/polymerase, with protein MREILGRRRRLLSRRNNGRPEMLSAALTFATDWQWPVLPGVAPDPQGRARCGCPDPECTVPGAHPFDPGLLAATTDERMVRWWWTNRPSAPIVLATGGRAPCAVSLPALAAARALDALDRTGMRLGPVVAAPTRWAILVAPYSMEQLGELLYAKDFVPGSLRFHGEGGYIALPPSETGQGQIRWERAPLPGSAAPWVPDVEAVVDAVVEALTRTGVSAPEL; from the coding sequence ATGCGCGAGATCCTCGGAAGGCGACGCAGGCTCCTGTCCAGGCGAAACAACGGGAGGCCTGAGATGCTCAGCGCGGCCCTGACCTTCGCGACCGATTGGCAGTGGCCCGTACTCCCGGGTGTGGCACCGGACCCGCAGGGGCGTGCCCGCTGCGGGTGCCCGGACCCCGAGTGCACGGTGCCCGGTGCTCACCCCTTCGACCCCGGCCTCCTCGCGGCCACCACCGACGAGCGCATGGTGCGCTGGTGGTGGACCAACCGGCCGTCCGCACCCATCGTGCTGGCCACCGGAGGCAGGGCTCCCTGCGCGGTGAGCCTGCCCGCCCTCGCGGCGGCCCGCGCACTCGACGCGCTCGACCGCACGGGCATGCGCCTCGGCCCGGTCGTCGCGGCGCCCACGCGCTGGGCGATCCTCGTCGCGCCCTACTCCATGGAGCAGCTCGGCGAGCTCCTCTACGCCAAGGACTTCGTGCCGGGGTCCCTGCGCTTCCACGGCGAGGGCGGCTACATCGCGCTGCCCCCGTCCGAGACCGGTCAGGGCCAGATCCGCTGGGAGCGCGCACCCCTGCCCGGATCGGCCGCGCCCTGGGTGCCCGATGTGGAGGCCGTGGTGGACGCGGTGGTGGAGGCGCTCACTCGTACGGGTGTGAGCGCGCCCGAGTTGTAG